The following coding sequences lie in one Candidatus Bathyarchaeia archaeon genomic window:
- a CDS encoding IS30 family transposase: MGYRQLTQIQRYQIHAQRGVGMSQRQIAKELGIHNSTVSRELRRNAASEGYDPERAQAFSDDRRRTAWKWTKRLPSMITAVVDRLREEWSPQQISGFMAPLAAVGVSHQWIYSLIWDDKAQGGDLWRHLRQPKRRSKHRAQAKSAGLGKIPNRVGIEHRPAEVDDRRFIGHWEGDTVIQGHKQSGLVTIVERRSGYLLAARLPRISAELTKAAMIRLLKPRRGAIQTITLDNGSEFAEHQAVAKAVTAATYFCDPYCSGQRGTNENTNGLIRQYFPKGTDFRQVTDAELRRVVRKLNDRPRKRLGYRTPAQVFLGEYSGALDTAGAALIA, from the coding sequence ATGGGATACCGACAGCTGACCCAGATCCAACGATACCAGATTCACGCCCAACGGGGTGTCGGCATGAGCCAGCGACAGATCGCCAAAGAGCTTGGCATCCACAACAGCACGGTCAGCCGTGAGCTGCGCCGAAACGCTGCCTCTGAGGGCTACGATCCTGAGCGGGCCCAGGCCTTCAGCGATGACCGCCGGCGCACCGCTTGGAAGTGGACGAAGCGCTTGCCGAGCATGATCACCGCCGTTGTCGACCGGTTGCGTGAGGAGTGGAGCCCACAGCAGATCAGCGGCTTCATGGCGCCCTTGGCGGCCGTCGGCGTCAGTCATCAATGGATCTACTCTTTGATCTGGGATGACAAGGCCCAAGGTGGTGATCTCTGGCGGCATCTCCGTCAGCCCAAGCGTCGCAGCAAGCACCGTGCCCAAGCCAAGAGCGCTGGGCTCGGCAAGATCCCCAACCGAGTAGGCATCGAGCATCGCCCTGCTGAGGTCGATGATCGGCGCTTCATCGGACACTGGGAGGGCGACACCGTCATCCAGGGACACAAGCAATCAGGCTTGGTCACGATCGTAGAGCGTCGCAGCGGCTACCTGCTGGCGGCGCGGCTGCCCAGGATCTCGGCGGAGCTGACGAAAGCAGCCATGATCCGCCTGCTGAAGCCTCGTCGGGGCGCCATCCAGACCATCACGCTGGACAATGGCTCGGAGTTCGCCGAACACCAAGCTGTGGCCAAGGCAGTGACAGCGGCGACGTACTTCTGTGATCCCTACTGCTCCGGGCAACGTGGGACCAACGAGAACACGAATGGCCTGATACGGCAGTACTTTCCCAAGGGAACGGACTTCCGCCAGGTCACCGATGCCGAGTTGCGAAGGGTGGTCAGGAAGCTGAATGACCGTCCTCGAAAACGGCTGGGCTATCGGACACCGGCACAGGTGTTCCTGGGGGAATACTCAGGAGCCCTGGATACCGCAGGTGCTGCACTTATTGCTTGA
- a CDS encoding glycosyltransferase family A protein, whose product MKTPLVSIVIPCYNAELFVGEAISSAKSQLYPNIEIIVVDDGSADKTWEIVSSTSGVKCVRQENSGACSARNLGLKYASGEYVKFLDADDLLAPDSISTQVKAAVTLDEKAIIFGGYKTFPNTNSRERLGALRFPNIDVHPCQDVSLVLTNINTPLSLYPKHALEKCGGFNDSLTSRQEWALNQDLSRAGFKFFLNNDFVVSVRHHHSPSRITNRSFSPEVEFLNILKIYGSSDLTIHSDMAHAWSWIFRNAGRQAIKNGFSPECFFNISKDLDPLAVRKFWRRDYKLICNVFGAVMAEKIISLRRMIL is encoded by the coding sequence TTGAAGACTCCGCTAGTTTCAATTGTTATTCCTTGCTACAATGCTGAGTTGTTTGTTGGCGAGGCAATAAGTAGCGCTAAGAGCCAACTGTACCCCAATATTGAGATTATTGTTGTTGATGATGGTTCAGCGGACAAAACTTGGGAGATAGTTTCTAGTACCTCTGGGGTGAAGTGTGTTAGGCAAGAAAACTCTGGAGCTTGTTCCGCTAGAAATCTTGGATTAAAGTATGCTTCTGGGGAGTATGTAAAGTTTCTAGATGCTGATGATTTGCTTGCCCCAGATTCAATTTCTACTCAAGTGAAAGCCGCGGTTACGCTTGATGAAAAAGCCATAATATTTGGTGGTTATAAAACGTTTCCGAATACGAATAGCAGAGAACGTTTAGGCGCCCTCCGCTTCCCTAATATAGATGTCCACCCATGTCAAGATGTATCGCTTGTTCTTACTAATATAAATACACCCCTTAGTCTTTATCCAAAGCATGCTCTTGAGAAATGTGGTGGTTTTAATGATTCTCTTACATCACGACAGGAGTGGGCTCTCAATCAAGATCTTTCTAGAGCGGGATTTAAGTTTTTTTTAAATAATGATTTTGTCGTTAGCGTGAGACACCATCATTCGCCGTCAAGAATTACGAACAGGAGTTTTTCCCCTGAAGTTGAGTTTTTGAATATATTGAAAATTTATGGGAGCTCAGATCTTACAATTCACAGTGACATGGCTCATGCATGGTCTTGGATATTTAGAAACGCTGGGCGGCAAGCAATAAAAAACGGATTCTCGCCTGAATGTTTTTTTAATATCTCAAAAGATTTAGATCCATTGGCGGTTAGAAAGTTTTGGAGGAGAGATTATAAGTTGATATGTAATGTTTTTGGCGCAGTG